The Mixophyes fleayi isolate aMixFle1 chromosome 1, aMixFle1.hap1, whole genome shotgun sequence genome includes a region encoding these proteins:
- the KCTD10 gene encoding BTB/POZ domain-containing adapter for CUL3-mediated RhoA degradation protein 3: MAAQGVNICLGREDMRQRGRKCIAWLGGSPFWPEGSLSGLMEEMSGESVVSSVVPAATTRTTSFKCASTSSKYVKLNVGGALYYTTMQTLTKQDTMLKAMFSGRMEVLTDSEGWILIDRCGKHFGTILNYLRDGAVPLPETRREIEELLAEAKYYLVQGLADECQASLQNKDVYEPFCKVPVITSSKEEQKLIATSNKPAVKLLYNRSNNKYSYTSNSDDNMLKNIELFDKLSLRFNGRVVFIKDVIGDEICCWSFYGQGRKIAEVCCTSIVYATEKKQTKVEFPEARIYEETLNILLYEAQDGRGPDNALLEATGGAAGRSHHLEEDDERDRIERVRRIHIKRPDDRAHHQ; this comes from the exons ATGGCCGCCCAGGGTGTCAATATTTGTTTGGGCAGAGAGGATATGCGTCAGCGAGGGCGGAAGTGTATTGCGTGGTTGGGTGGTTCCCCTTTTTGGCCTGAGGGAAGTTTATCGGGTTTGATG GAAGAAATGTCGGGAGAGAGTGTGGTGAGTTCTGTGGTACCCGCAGCTACAACCCGGACCACCTCTTTTAAATGTGCCAGCACTAGTTCTAAGTATGTGAAGCTAAATGTAGGCGGTGCGCTGTACTACACCACCATGCAGACTCTCACCAAGCAGGACACCATGCTCAAAGCAATGTTCAGTGGGAGAATGGAAGTACTAACGGATAGTGAGG GATGGATTCTGATTGATCGATGTGGGAAGCACTTTGGGACTATATTAAATTACCTGCGAGATGGTGCTGTTCCACTTCCAGAGACACGGAGAGAAATTGAGGAGCTGCTGGCAGAAGCAAAGTATTATTTGGTCCAAGGATTGGCAGACGAATGTCAAGCTTCTCTACAG AATAAAGATGTATATGAACCTTTCTGCAAAGTTCCAGTAATCACCTCTTCGAAAGAGGAGCAGAAGCTCATTGCCACATCCAATAAG CCCGCAGTCAAGTTGCTTTACAACAGAAGTAATAACAAGTACTCCTACACCAG taattcAGATGACAACATGCTGAAGAACATTGAGCTGTTTGACAAACTGTCTTTGAGATTTAATGGAAGGGTTGTGTTTATTAAAGATGTGATTGGTGATGAGATCTGCTGTTGGTCATTTTATGGCCAGGGTCGCAAAATTGCAGAGGTGTGCTGCACATCCATTGTGTATGCTACAGAGAAGAAGCAAACCAAG GTTGAGTTCCCAGAGGCAAGAATCTATGAAGAGACGCTTAACATTCTACTGTATGAGGCACAGGATGGACGAGGGCCAGACAATGCTCTGCTGGAGGCCACGGGAGGGGCAGCTGGGCGCTCCCACCACCTAGAAGAGGATGATGAGCGGGATCGCATTGAGAGAGTTAGACGGATCCACATCAAACGACCAGACGACAGGGCTCATCACCAATAG